The region tgccaggcactgttccgAGAGTGTTCCAGGTACTGATGTATGTGACCCTCACAAAGCCTCATGAGATGCGAAGTTGCTCTGTCCCTCCTGTTCCAGTTGAAGAACCAGTCACAGATGGTTGTGCCACACAACATGAACAGAGTGGTGCGGTAGCTTGTCTAAGGTCGCACAGCTAGTGAGTGTCAGAGTGGGCTTTGAACCCAGGGTAGATGTGTCCTATCCCTTCAACGAAGAACAGTTGGGAAATTGACAAGCTGCCCCACTGGGAGAAGGGTGTCCTAGTGTGGTTTTGCACACCTGGCATACTTGTTCCCCAGGTGGGTTGGAGCAGCAGTTCAGACCTTGGTATAACAGAATTAGTTTCAGAAATAATCATGTCGTAatcaacatttataatttttaattttgttctttagtggttttattgattgattgattgattgatttcagagaggaaggaagagggagagagagaaggaaacatcgacgatgagagagaatcattgatcggctgcctcctgcatgccccacactggggattgagcccacaccccaggcatgtgccttttactgggaatcaaaccatgacctcctgattcataggtcaatgctcaaccactgagccacgctggacAGGCTTGTTCATCAATTTCAACACAAACTATTAAAAAGGATGACATTTCAATTTGTAAACATGTTATTCAGGTGCAGGCCAACTAATATTTGCACTTAACTAAAGATATTATGCCTCACTATTCCCACTCTTTTCCCTTGTTTTAAACTTTCAACCCAGAAACTCCAAGTGATCACAGAGGATGATGAAATTGAAGTGAGTCAGGTTTTCTTTGTCTTCACAGTCTCTACTATCATTGTTCATTGCAAATCAACTGTGTCTGCACGGATATGTGTGGCCCATCCAGCTGAGTGACTCCCACCCAGCAGGATCCCACCCAACAGGAACTTGCTCCGGAAGGCACGTGGGTGGgaaggcctgagggctggggaccTGCATTGTAAGTGGGAATTCCCCAAACGTCCACGTGGAATACAATGCTTATTAAAGTATATGTAATTAAAAGGTGCTAACCTGAAGTTtgcatatatattattaaaataaccaCGACCACCACAATTGTTTAGAATTTAGACCAACAATGAacaaacttacttttttttttttttttttttttcggggaGGAGAATTTTATCATTGACCTTGTTAGTGGGGCTTGGTGAAAATAAACAGATAATTTAAAAGACCAACATTTAactactgtttacattttcttccGACCTTGTGGACATCATGGTCCCTCCttaagggacagagagaaagtcAGAGGGAGCCAAGGAGAGAGGGGAAAGCCAGTAAAGCAACTGCACCGTATCTCGAAGCTCAGTGGGTCAGCAAGAGGAACATGGCACCTGTGCTGTGCAGATAGGTGGTTCACTGCCTTAGGCCATCTGGTGAGGGCTTGGCAGTGGACTCCGTTCCCACTACCTCCCCAGTTTGCTTCCTACATAAATCCAGAGGATGAAGGAAACAGGAGCTCACTGTTGCTGGTGCTAGAGCAAGAAAGGCATTCAGGGTCCTGGTCCCATCTCCTTGTTTACAGATCAGGGGACTGGAGCAAGGCTGAGTTAACGGGGTTACTAGAAATGATGAAGTGGAACCCCCAACTCCCAGGACAGAGCAGTTGCGGCCATTTACGTGGCCTTTCTCACAGTAAGTGCTTCACAGTACTTCCTGGCTTAATGAATTACCTGCACACATGTCTTTGATAGTTTGCTTTCTCCTTTAAGATGTCAACACTCGGCTAAGTGAAGAGTAGTCGATTTACAAGTTCCCATGTGGGAGATGAAGAATTGCCAGCAAAAGAAGAAATCCTGAAAAAGACCTTGGTGGCAGGGTGGCTAACAAGAAGTAAGCCACTCACTCAGCCCGTGTCCTTACGCACCAACCAACAGCCCGCTGGCAGCTCCAGCAGGATCATGATAGTTAACTGAGGGACCAGCTGTGGGCTGCAGGCAGGAGTCCAAAGCAGAAGAGACGTTCCCTGCTGTGAGCCGATGTCAGGCTACGGCGCAGCTCAAGGCGAACACCCTCAGATTGCTTTTAGAGAATGTGAAGAAGTCACCTGCCCATAAACAAACCTCTAGAAATGCAGCTTCTTCCAGGCGGAGATCTGCACCAACACTCACTAAGCCTCAATGTGTGCCCAGCAACGCTGGCCCGAAACTAAGGACACCAGCCTTCCCAGGTCCCCTTGAACCTGGCTACTTCCCCAAGTCTGGGAGCACATTCAGAATCCTGAGGTTGGCAAGTCATGAGGAGAGGGGGTCTGGGAGACTCAGACCCCACAACCAGCCCCTCCGATTGCTCTTCAGCCCAGCACCGTTTCCTCATCTCCAGTGGGCACAGCCTTTAAGAACCCCGGAACGTGGTGGTATAAGCGGGAAACCAGGAAGCCCTCCTGtgtgccctcccaccccactccatgcAGCACCAAGAATGGCCTGATCATCTCCTGAATCTGCTGTCCTTCCTCCAGGGGCCTAGCTCAGTCCAAGTCACCCTCCTCTCTGCCTGGGAAATCGGCTGCTCAGGGTCCCTTAGCCCTCACCACGCCACAGAAGGGGGGACGCTTTCTCATACACATCTCAGCATGCCAGCCCCTCCGTGTTTCCCCATGGATTGAAGTAGCCCTACATCTTCATGGTTTGGGCTCACAGGACTCTACCTTCCCCatccttcctttttattcctCAGGCTATAATCTCACTGCCCTTCCTTTACTCCCTGAGAAGCTCACAGCCCTCCCACAGCAGGGTGTTGGTATGTGTTGGCCTCCTCCATGGGTATCATTTTCCCTCTTAGATATTCCTCCCTTAGACTCTGGATTCATTGCTATTCTTCCCCAGAGGTGCCTGGCCCACCCCTCACCAGGTCAGGACATCTCTGACACCCTCAACTTCTTCCTGCGGTACCTGTCACAGTTTCAACTGTTCAACTTGTTCAACTCTGCCCACTCAGACTTTAAGGGTCACAAAGGCAAGATTCCCCTCGCAGATTCTCAGTGCCGAGTCCAGCACATAGTAGGGGCTTAATTAACTTTGGGTGCATGAGCAGATGCATATAGTGGGCAGATGGATGGAtagtagatggatagatgatggatggatctCCATAAGCAAAAAGGATCACAGGGAAGATCCTGTAGTTTCTGAGAGAGGGTCCCTGGACTATCTCAAATACCTCATGAAAATAAGTAGAACATAAGGAACACCTCTGAAAGGTATCCAGCTGAAATCTGAGATGGGCACCTGATTTATGCTTTGGGGAAGCTGGAAGCCAGTGAGTTCCTAAACCCCATTAAACCCTAAACTCACTCAAATCTCTATATGGCAGACGCTGGTACTGCACCTACAGCCCCTGGTGGTCTCCTGTGATTCTCCACCTGCGTGTTCCTTCTGGTGTACTGGGTCCTCACAGTCAGCCCTGAGCACCAAGGGGCTGCTGCCGCCAgtgaggagggggctggaggagacCTGTGCCAAGCCCCACCCCTCAGCTGGGAGACTCTGCCACATGACCCACATTGTCTCTCAGAATGTCCCAGGGAACTGAGATCCAGGGGTCCCAGTGTCGCCTGCCCTTTCAGTCACCCTGTGTTGGCTCCTCCTTTTTTTTGTCTCACTGTTCCTCCCAAATAAACTAATTGCCCTGAACCCTTatctcagggtctgcttctgggGGACCCCAATCAAAGACAGCCCCAATAAGCACAACGGGCCTGTGACACTGGGAAAAACAACAGCCCTGGTAGTCTAGGGCCTTTGGTGAGTTGCTGTGTGGGGGGTGGTCAGCCAGGATGCCTGGCTCTTGTTAGGAACAACAGAATTGTGATGAAGGCAACGGGAGCCAGGCCTGgaccctcctcctgggccagaCGTCCGACCCTTCCCGGGAACCCTGAGTGGGGCAGGGTTCAAGCCGAGGGCCAGGAGGCCAgaaacatttccatttttttctttctgatgctTCGGGTGCACTGTCTCCTCCCTGCACAGTGTTTGCGCCGTGACACCCTGAAAACTGTGAAATTTCGCCCAATTTGGTTTGATGTTCTCGAGGCGCTTGGCGCTGTATGAGACACTCAGACATTCCCACGGCCCAGTGCCTATTTAAAAACTGCCTCTCTATTTAAAGTTCGTGATGGggggaataaaagggaaaaggCTCCCAAAACTGAAGGGAACGTgagataggaaaagaaaaatccaCTTTGCTTCTAAAAAAGGCTGTAAATGATAACCATCCGTGGTCTCGTGTGTCAAGTCTGAggattctttcctctttctgggTGTTTGCAAACCAGAGTGGAATTTTGTTATGGGCTGCTCAGTGAGATGTTCAAGTTCTTGGCCCCTGAAACTCCCTCCTCACTCTGTAGCATGCCATTTAAGCTCCTCGTATGGATGGGAGAGAATGGATCCAAAATAAAGCAGCCCGTGTCCCGGGCTGCCTTCCCCGATGTGGCCACATTTCCCCAGAGCTCAGCCAGGGAGCCAGCAAAGCCGCCTGGCTCCTTTTATGAACAACAAAACCGTGATGAAGGCAACAGGAGTCAGAAAACTATTCACTGCAGGAAGTCCCAGTATCCGGTGAGAAATAAGAAATACAACAGCACAGGATGCGCCTTGGGTCAGGGGGACGTGCAAAGCCCGCAGCCTTTGTGTTCTTCTCTGTGCCAGAGTGTCAGCGTCTGAGCCCTCGGCTCCCCTCTGAGCTTGGCTGGGGCGGGCACGGTCACTGTCAGGCTCCCAGCCCCCGCCGAGGGCGACACGGAGACCGCGATGGCCACCTCCGCCagcctgctgccgctgctgctgccgctgctgagccagccctggctgggggctGGTGCTGACACACAGGCTGTGGTGTGCGCGGGCACTGCTTGCTACTCGGCCCACTGGGGCAAGCTTTCTGCCGCCGAGGCCCAGCTTCTCTGCAGCAAGGACGGGGGCAACCTGGCCACAGTGAGGACCGAGGAGGAGGCCCGGCACATCCAGCGAGCACTGGCCCAGCTCCTACAGCCTGGGGCGCCCTGGACAGGCAAGTTCTGGATAGGACTCCAGCGAGAAAAGGGCAAGTGCTTGGACCCCAGGCTGCCCCTGAAGGGCTTCAGCTGGGTGGGCGGTGGGGAGGACACGCTGTATTCCAACTGGTACAAGGAGGCCAGGCACACTTGCATCTCCAAGCGCTGTGTGTCCCTGATGCTGGACCCGTCCGTCTCTTCCCTCTCCAGCCACCTCCCCAAGTGGTCTGAGGGCCCCTGTGGGAACCCGGGCTCCCCTGTAAGCAACATCGAGGGCTTCGTGTGCAAGTTCAGCTTCAAAGGCATGTGCcggcccctggccctggggggcCCAGGCCAGGTGAACTACACCACTCCTTTCCAGGCCACCAGCTCCTCCTTGGAGGCTGTGCCCTTCGCCTCGGTGGCCAACGTGGCCTGTAGGGATGGGGGTGAAAGTAGGCAGCATTTCTTCCTGTGCAAGGAGAAGGCCACTGATGTGTTCGACTGGGGCATCTCGGGACCCCTCTGTGCCAGTGCTGAGTACGGATGCAGCTTCGGTAACGGGGGCTGCCAGCAGGAATgcttggagggggagggtggcTCCTTCCGCTGCGGCTGCCGCCCAGGGTTCAGGCTGCTGGATGACCTGGTGACCTGTATCTCCCGGGACCCTTGTAGCTCCAGCCCGTGCAGAGGAGTGGCCACATGCGTCCCCGAGTCCCTCTGGAAAAACTACACGTGCCAGTGCCCCGAAGGCTACCAGCTGAATGCGACTCAGCAGGACTGTGTAGATGTGGACGAGTGCCAGGCCTCCCCCTGTGAACAGGAGTGTGTCAACACCCCTGGGAGCTTCCACTGCCAGTGCTGGGTGGGCTACGAGCCCAGCAGCCCCGGAGGGCCGGCCTGTCAGGATGTGGATGAGTGTATGAGCCCCGAGGGCGGCCTCTGTGAAGGTTACTGCCTCAACATGCAGGGGTCCTTCCGCTGCACCTGCTTGCCAGGCAGGGAGCTGGCCCCTGACGGGGTCTCCTGTATCACAGGCCCCACGCCCCTGGGACCATCGGCTGAGACCCCCGAGGGGCAGAACACAGGAGATAGAGAAAGGAGCCTCGGGCCTTCTACCACAACCTCAAGTCCAACTGGGGGCCCTGAGGGCACTTCCAAGGTGGCATCCACCAGCTGGAGACTCTTCCTTGAATCCAATGCCTCTATCACCCCTACATCACCCCAGTCTCTGGCCACCACTGGGTCCCCTGGAATCTGGATGGAGTACAGCAGCCATCACCCCACAGCCACCACTGGTCACGAGGAGTCTACGGATGGGGATCTCATTGCCCAACAAAAGAATGACAGCCCCGACTGGCAAAAGCTGCTTTTGTTCTATATCCTTGGCACTGTGGCGGCCATCTTACTcctgctggctctggccctggggctgctggtCTACCGCAAGCGGAGAGCcaagagggaggagaaggagaagaagccCCAGAGCGCGGCAGACAGCTACTCCTGGGTTCCGGAGAGAGCTGAGAGCAGGGCCATGGAGAACCAGTACAGGTAAAGAGGGCCGAGGttgcccagggcaggagggggcagacacagggaggggggtgggcaacAACTCCACAAACAGGTAGAGGGCGGGGGCAGGCACCGTCCAAGCTGGACAGTAAGCTCAATCCTGCTGTGAACCCGGAGGCATGCTGAGCTCCCTTAGGACAGTTGATCTGCTTGCAGCTCAGGTGTACATGGGCCGCCCCCAGGGTCTAGACACACACGACAGGGCTCACCAGCTTCCAACGCTGTCACCTTCTGTTTTCCATAGTCCAACACCTGGGACAGACTGCTGAAGGTGGCCCCAGAGACACTGCCAGTCAGCTGCCACCATCCTCAGAGCTCAGATGGAGGGACCCACATCCTTCTGAAAGACTGGACTGGAATCTTAGCAAACAATTGTCAACTTTCTCCTTAAAAGCCTGGCCACTTGGGACGGTCAGGTGTATCCTAATTGCGTGTGTTATTCCCAGAGTGGAAGCCATGGGTTGTGGTGTCATGGCGGGGAATTTTGTGAATATTAACAATTGTCACTCAGTCTCCCTTTTCAAATACGAATACGATTGATTTACTTTTTCTGCACTGGTTCTGGATTATGTCAGGTGCTAATGGGCTTCTCTGCTCACTGGAGTCATTGAAGAAGAAAAGGGGTCTGATAATGCTAACTAGTATAATGGGGACTAAGTAAATTATTGTTAAATTATgtaagaagttattttttttgtcAAAGGAAACGTATTTAGGACTGAAAACATGTCTTTGCATTTACATTCATGCATTTTTCCCATCACAAGTCCTGCCGACCTTGATGTTGTTGAAATCCTCCATATTGACCAGAAATCCACTTAGTTGGCAAGGAGGCAGGGAGTTTAGAAATCACGTCTCATTCTTAACTTTCTGAGAGTCTTGGCCTTATTTACTAGTGAAATTTGAAAAATGTGGATAAAGTTGTATGAAGCAAGTTACAACGGTTTTGAAAATAATCAAAAGTGCTGAAGAGGGAGGCCAGGGTTTGTTCCACAAACACTTGAATCTAATTTCATCTAAATGTTCTGATGTGAACGCAGACTTGACTGTGGAGGCGTTGAACACTCACAGGGAAGACGCCAGCGGCAACCTGTCTCTAAGCCTGCCCATCCCGAAACACCCGCCCTGCCCCGAGTCCCTGCCTTCACCTCAGGCAGCTCTGCATTTCGGTGCTTTGACTGTAGATAGAGGGCACCCTAGGGAGTCATTCACTCTGATTGTTTCCAAAGGACACGTGAGGGAGATGCCCTGCTGGCATTATAAAGCTTTTTAGCCCGGTTCACAGTCGACATTAGCACAGTTCACAGTCCTGACAACTTGATCCTGATGTGTGGCTGCAGCACACAGAAGGGCCGGGGGCCAGTCACACACCATGACAGTCCCCATGCTGCTTCAGGAACTTGTatcccctttttctctttttcttaaagaggaGGTCtgggggagggaaaaaagagagaataattaaAATCTCTTGCAACTATAAAAACTGctcaaagaaatgtaaatttatatCCTCATGTGCAAAGGCTCACTCGCCAAGATTTCCCCTTGTGATGTGGTCAGTACTGCGAGGTTCTGCCTGTGCAGCCAGAAAGCCGCTGGGATGGTCAAGGCTGTTCCTGCTTCCTAAGGAGTCCTGAGGCCTCCGGTccctggagggcgggggggggggggggggggggtcaaggcTGTGCATGCTGACTGAGGAGCCCTGGAAGGCCTCTGGCCCCTGGGGGCTGTCTGCTGCCTCCAAGCAGACGTCCAGAGGGAATGGGCTTCCTTCCAGAGATTCCAAACTCTGCCTCGCAGGAGGAGGGCATCCCATTGTTTCTGGTTTTGCCTTAGAAATGCAACCGTCCCAGAGGTTAACACCTGGCCCTCAGAGTCCAGTacgcattttttttttattttttttttgctaaatttGAAATGTAGGTgctatagtttattatttttttaaagaccatgGGAAACTGCAGGCGGTGTAAAAGGAAACAGGAAGGCCCCGTGGAGCCTAGCAGGCGCTTGGAAGTTCTGCATTTTAGTCAGTTTTCACTTGTAGTAAGTGGTGTCTGACATTTTAGGAGACCAACCTGTGCCCCTTCATCACAGGACCCTGACAGTCTCTTGTATGGGAACCAACTGGTGATAGAAAGGCTGATGCTGACCAGTATCAGCATGGACACGAAATAAATGCAAACTCAACAGCTTCCCCCTAGGTTTGtacagtttttcttttcatttgggaTGAAGGAGACGATCTTACTCTGGGCGTTGCCCAAGTCCTCTGTGATCCTGTGGGCCTTGAACTGGCTGAGGCCACTAACACGCACTCTCAGTTCCATGTTTGGTTCTTCTAGGGCCCTCAAGGGGCTAAAAGGGCTGACAAATTGCAGTTCCTCAGAATCTGCCCTGGTTGAGTTGGCCCCCTAAATGCCAGTGAGGTCTCTTGCTCTCACGCCACTGCCCACTAGTGGCCAAGATCCTCGACCTGCATGACCTCAGGCAGAGAAACTGATGAAACTACTGGCCTCCCTCAACCAGATGCTTTATTCTCCCCTTTAACACTGCTATAATTCTGCCTGAGTATTTGAATCCTTGTACTGGAGAGCTCCGGGCCACGACAGTGCATACACAAGTGTTTGTGGGCTGTGTGGCCCTTGGTGAACTTCCCATTTGTTCACAGGGGCCCAGGTGGCTCGGCCATGACACAGCCAGAGAAGTGGATGGGGCTGAGCATGGGGAGAGGTGGCCCTGCCATGTGCACACCCCTCCAACCACGTCCTTGGGTGGGGACGGACCAGGTGCTGCTGTTTCTGACCTGCTGAGCAGCAGGACAAGTGTGacgatggggagagggagaagggtcTCCTTAGCAAAGGCTCAAAGGCGATGGAGACTTTTGTCCAAATAGTATTTCCCATAGTtcaatcattttaggaaactctaggAAAACCTAGATCTGGGACAAACTTACTTCCTCTTACCTTTCGCCTTCCAAGGCAGATAATTGAAAAGGGGGAGGACACCTTTAATTATGCAGCTCACTAGGCCCATGTCTTTCTTTTAGGGACAGtcattgctttttcttctttactgTTTGTAGAGCCTGATGCAAGAGGACGTTTCCCCCTCGGGAATCTGAGGCGTGGAGGAAACCGAGGGTGGGGCAACTATCCAACAAGGCCTAGGGGGTGGTGGGCTTGGTGAGCAGGACCCACCACTGCTCAGCAGTGCGACCTCGAGGCACACGCAGCTGTTGAGGGCAGCTTGACCATCGGAGTGGACACTGTGATGTTTCACATCCACATGGCGTTTGCCCAGCAGCAGTAAGTGGGTGAATTAAGCGGTTTCTGAGTTGAGAGCAGGAGGACTCTGGGGTGCGGTCCCTGTCAGGCTTTGCAAGGCCAACTCTAGCCCTAAGTGTTATTCGGTGGTAGCCTAGCAACCTTGGCAAAGGCTCCTCCTCCCATCTTTCCATGATCAGGCAGACAAGCGGAATCAAAAGTTACGCGTGCAATACCTGCTCATGTACATCATGAAGGCGGACCTGAGGAGGGAATGGATCTCTTTTTTCTTAAACGCACATGTGCGCATCGCTGTTCTCCTTTATGTTCTAAGCATGAGCACCTGTCTGAGCCTGCTGTGCTGGCACCTGGCCTCCTCACGAGAGATCTTTGAAGAATACGCATTTCAGCATTGGTTACTTTTACTCCAACTTTCTTGTCCATAAAcatgtgaaaattaaaagaaaagagatgagaTCTGACAAAAATAGTACAAACTTCAAAATAATGCAGTTTTTAAAGGCAAACATAGGAAAGccttttgtgttatttttctcCTGGACTTTGCCATTGTCTGGAACAGGAAAACAGGAAAGCAATGCTTTCTAGCAGCTGCAAATCATGTAATGGCTCTACATATTTCCATCACCTTAAACAATAGGTCCAGTGTGGGAATCTGAGATATGAGCCCCGAGCACATCTGTTTCTGTCAGGCTGCAAAACCCACTGCTTATATCTGTGTGGTTCATggaatgaacaacaacaaaaaacccaaaaagacAATAATCAAATTTCCCCACCACCTGATTTTGGGAACTAATATTAACTGAcgtgctttaaaaaaattgtgcttTGGTCTGTTCTTAGCATTAATGCCCATTTATCTTAAGAAGAAACTCTAGAATTTCTTTCTTGAATAGTTTCTTATATCTGCAAAGTGGCAAGggtttcctcccctccccataaTAGATTTTGTCCTATGCTCCCCTGGGCTGAAGTTCTTTTTGCATATTTGGCTTAAGCTTGAACTGGATTGTATGCTAGGTCTGGTTCTGCTATGGTAGGTGTGATTGTAAATCACTTCATGAATGTTAAGTGAGAATGTAAGTAGTTTTAAATACGTGTATTTAAACTGTGTTCCACTAATTCTGGAATCATGGGCTTTCAATGCGGGGTTTATTTTCATCCCAGGCATGAGTGCTTCACAGGTTGCAGGGAGGGCACGCTTGAATGGGGCACTGATCCTCAGAACTCTGAGAAACTGAGCGGCATCGTGGGTCAGCCTCAAATGGCAGGTTTGTTGTCTTTTGCACTTTGTATTACACAACTATTCTAATAAAGCCTGAAATATGTTTGTTGTCAACTTGCTTTAATATATTTCATaacatgcccagctggtgtggctcaatggttgatctatgaatcaggaggt is a window of Myotis daubentonii chromosome 8, mMyoDau2.1, whole genome shotgun sequence DNA encoding:
- the CD93 gene encoding complement component C1q receptor, encoding MATSASLLPLLLPLLSQPWLGAGADTQAVVCAGTACYSAHWGKLSAAEAQLLCSKDGGNLATVRTEEEARHIQRALAQLLQPGAPWTGKFWIGLQREKGKCLDPRLPLKGFSWVGGGEDTLYSNWYKEARHTCISKRCVSLMLDPSVSSLSSHLPKWSEGPCGNPGSPVSNIEGFVCKFSFKGMCRPLALGGPGQVNYTTPFQATSSSLEAVPFASVANVACRDGGESRQHFFLCKEKATDVFDWGISGPLCASAEYGCSFGNGGCQQECLEGEGGSFRCGCRPGFRLLDDLVTCISRDPCSSSPCRGVATCVPESLWKNYTCQCPEGYQLNATQQDCVDVDECQASPCEQECVNTPGSFHCQCWVGYEPSSPGGPACQDVDECMSPEGGLCEGYCLNMQGSFRCTCLPGRELAPDGVSCITGPTPLGPSAETPEGQNTGDRERSLGPSTTTSSPTGGPEGTSKVASTSWRLFLESNASITPTSPQSLATTGSPGIWMEYSSHHPTATTGHEESTDGDLIAQQKNDSPDWQKLLLFYILGTVAAILLLLALALGLLVYRKRRAKREEKEKKPQSAADSYSWVPERAESRAMENQYSPTPGTDC